Genomic DNA from Acidimicrobiales bacterium:
CGAGCGCCGGTGGCCGTAGCTGACGGCGGTGCCGGCGCGCACCCGCTTGACAAACCCCACGGTCGAAACCAATCGCATCGCCGGCCGCAACTCGACCAGGTCGTCGAGGTCAGGCCCCGGGAGGCAGCCGTAGAGACCGATGCCGCATCGCACCACATCGAGGTGGCTCCGACCGAGCGAGACCGTTGCAGCGGTGTTTGCCGCGTGGACGAGCGGTGGATCGATACCGATGGCCGACAGTTCCTCGATCACTGCGTCGAATCGGTCGAGCTGCTGGTCGTTGAGCGGATGACCGAGTTCCTCGGAGCGGGCGAGATGGGTCCACACCGAACCGAGTTCGAGTTCGTCGGCCGCCACGATCATCTGCGCCAACTCGATCGTGTCGGCCCCGGTCGCACCGACCCGACCCATCCCGGTGTCGACCACGAGGTGCACCGTCATCACCCGGTGGTCGCCGGCGGCGGCGATGGCCAGTTCGATCCCTTCACGGCTGTAGAGCGCCGGCTCGAGATCGAGTGCGGCAACGGCTTCGAACTCCGCCGGATCAGGTTGCGAGAGAACCCAAATCGGCGCATCGATCCCCGCCTCGCGGAGCTGCCGGCCTTCGGCGACCTGAGCGACAGCGAGACGAGAGGCGCCGGCGCCGAGCGCGGTCGTTGCGACCTCGACGGCACCGTGTCCGTACCCATCGGCCTTCACGACGGCACACAGTTCGCTACCGGCAGCGAACGAGCCGAGCATCGAACAGTTCTGCGCCACGGCGTCGAGATCGATCTCGAGCCATGCCCGGCTCACTGCTTCCCTCCCTCGCGTGATGGCAGCGACGACAGCACCCGAGCGACGAGCTCGGGCAGGTCACCGGCGACCAGGCCCCGTCGGTAACCCAGCGACGCTGCCCGACCGTGCAGCTCGGCGCCCACGCCGGCTGCGGCGAACGGTTCGAGACCCAGCGCGAGGCCGGCGCCGATGATGCCGCTCAACACATCGCCGCTGCCTGCCGTCGCCAACCGCTCGTCACCGGCATTCGACAACAGGACCCGACCATCGGGATGGGCGACCACGGTGACCGGACCCTTCAGGAGCACGACGCTGGCGTAGGCCTTCGCCGCCCGACGAGCCGCCTGCACGCGGTCGCTTCCTGGAGGATCGCCCATCAACCGGGCGAACTCACCGTCGTGCGGTGTCAGCACGGCCAGGGCCTGACGATCACGAAGGCAGGAGGTTCGCTCGCTGCTGCCGGCCAACCTCTCTGCACCGGTGGCGATGGCGTCGAGCGCGCCGGCATCCAAGACGACGGGCTGATCAACGCCGCTCACCAGCGCCCGGACCTGTTCGCCGGATCGGTCGTCGGTCGTAAGGCCGGGTCCGAGCACGAAGGCCGCCACCCGGTCGGCCTGGCGGGTGACGTCCGCTGCCCAGTCGTCTCCGATGCTTCGACCGACGGCCTCGATCGGGAGATCGACGGCGGCGGCATCGAGGCCGGGAATCGAGCCAAGCACGTAGCCTGCGCCTGCTCGGGCGGCGGCCGTGGCGGCCAACCGCGGAGCGCCCGGCATCGACGGTTGCCCACCGACGACCCAGACCGCCGACTGCCACTTGTGGGCGTCGACCGCCCGGTTGGGCCACGATGCGAGGTCGTCGGGATCGAGTAGATGGATCCGAGCGTTCGAGGTGTCGAGACCGAGGTCGGCGACCGTCACCGGTCCGGCGAGCGCCGGTCCTCGACCGAACAGCAGCCCGGGTTTGATCGCCCCGAACGTCACGGTGGCATCGGCCCGAAGCGCCGACCCCAGCACCGCCCCGGTATCGCCATCGAGGCCGCTCGGGATGTCGACCGCCAGGACGAGCGGTTGGCGGGGGCACAGCGCAGCAAGATCGGGGGCATCGAAGGGACGACGCAGTCCGGTTCCGAACGCAGCGTCGATGACGAGCTCGCAACGGGACCACACCACCGAGGCGTCGCGCCACGTCCGGGCATCGACCACGGCGACCTTGGCTCCCCAGCGCTCGAGGATCTGTGCCCCGACTCGACCGTCGGCTCCGTTGTTTCCCGGCCCTGCCAGCACCACGATTCGGCGACCGGCAACCGATCCGAGAAGTGAGCGCGCCGCAACCGCATTCGCCCAGCCGGCGCGCCCGATCAGCGTGTCGAGATCCTCGGCGGCTGCAGCGTCGATCGCTCGCATCTCCTCCGGCGTCACGACGGGTCGCATGTCAGAGCATCCGATCCAAGGCGTCGCCGAGTTGGCCCGGGTCGAGGTGGACGCCGCCGACGAGCGTGAGTCCCATGACCACGGGCTCGGAACGAGTCCACGCCAGCACCTGCCCTCGACGGTCGGGAACCTCGCTCCACCGAGTGGAGCTGAGCTGGTCGCGCACCAGGAGCGCCAGGTGGCGAGCGCCAGGGCCATCGAGGTCCTCGAGCCATGGCTGCAGCCATCGGTTCGCCGGCTGGTCGAGGCGGACCAGGGCGGCAAGGACGTCGTGGGCCGGCGGATCACCCGGTTCGAGCGCCAGGTGGGTTGCCCACCATCGGTCGAGCAGCTCTTCGACCGGTCGTCGGCGTTCGTCGGGCCACGAGGTCCACTCGTGGGACTCGAGCCGATCGAAGACCGCAACCGCGAGCTCGGGGTCGGCGCCGGGAAGGGTCACCAGCTCGAGCAGACGAGGAAGGCACTCGAGGAACTCACCATCGTCGGCGCGCACGAGCACGGCATCGAAGGCCAACTGGGGCAGGAGCGAGTCCGGCGGCGCGAACTCGCGCCACAGCCGTTCGAGCGACGCAGCGATCAGCTGGTTCCAGCGCGGAGCATCGGCGGTCACGACGCCAATCCTGCCACCACTGCGATGGCAATCGTGTCACTGTGCGACAGGGTGAGCAGCCAACCGCCGATACCGAGCTCATTCGCCCGGATGGCGGCGCGACCGCTGACGACCAGCGACGGCGCACCCGAGGGTGCCTTCGAAACGGCCATGTCACGAAAGTCGACCCCACCGAGCCCGACCCCGAGCGCCTTCATCGTCGCCTCCTTGGCCGCGAACCGGGCGGCGAACCGCTCCGCTGGATCACGGGCGGCGAGCGCATAGCGAGACTCGTCGTCGGTGTAGACGCGGCGAACGAAGCCGCTACGACTGACCGTGATGCGCCGGATCCGGTCGATCTCGACCACATCGACGCCGATGGAGACGACAGATCGCCCTATCAACGCTTCGAGGGCGGCAGCTTGAGTGGCTGCCGCCTCGAACCCTGCATCGGCGTCGGTCAGTTCGTGGCCCATCGTGCTGCAACGGTACTGATGGGCGCCGTGAGCAGCTCGACGGTCGGCACCGACCCGAGGAGATCCTCACGGAACGTCGGCTGCGTCTCGGTGACCACGTCGACCAGCTGGCGATACCGCTTGTGGTAGCCCTGCAGCACCGAGCGGGCAGTACCGGCGTCGAGACCTTCGTTGACCTTCAGATGGCAGAGCGTGAGGCCGGTGGTCTCGCCGTCTTTCACCTCAGGCACGATGAGGACCGTGCGACCGTCGGAACCGACCGTGACGATCAGCTCGCGATCGGCCGCCACCCGGTGCTTGGTACCTCGCAACGACGGATCGTCGGCCACCCGAGAGCTGAGGTTGGCGGCCAGGCCACCCTTGTCGGCAACGAAGATCTGTGCGCTGTCATCGGGGTCGCCCTCGATCCGGTAGCGGGTATACCCGGTGACCTCGTCGATCGCCGGGTCGAGGGCCGCCAACGAGCGCAGGGTGCGGTAGCTGAGGCGGTCGCGGGGGCAGCCCGTCGCGAGCACGCCCTGGATGAGGTCGGACTGGAGCAGGGACTCGTCGGCACGCGAGATGCCGACGGTGACCGTCTTGGCCTGGTGCTTGATGGCGTCGACCGGACGAGTGAGTTCCTCGATGCCCTTGGTCAATGCCGCTGCGAGATCCTCGACGACGACACCCGGGGTGCCGACCTTGCCGAACTCCAGCTGATAGGCCTCGAGCGGGTAGGCCTGCCCGGCGAAACGGAGCAGCGTGGCGACCCGTGTGGCGGTCGAAGCCTCAAGTTGACCGTTGTAGCGCCCGTCGCGCAACAGGGTGAAGAACGAGGCTGCCTTGGGCTCCAGGTCGTTGGCGAACTGGTTGAACCACTCCTCGCCGGTCGCACCGACGAAGCCCTCGATGATGCCCCGGGCCTCGCGCAGCGGGCGGGCCGACGCA
This window encodes:
- the alr gene encoding alanine racemase, translated to MSRAWLEIDLDAVAQNCSMLGSFAAGSELCAVVKADGYGHGAVEVATTALGAGASRLAVAQVAEGRQLREAGIDAPIWVLSQPDPAEFEAVAALDLEPALYSREGIELAIAAAGDHRVMTVHLVVDTGMGRVGATGADTIELAQMIVAADELELGSVWTHLARSEELGHPLNDQQLDRFDAVIEELSAIGIDPPLVHAANTAATVSLGRSHLDVVRCGIGLYGCLPGPDLDDLVELRPAMRLVSTVGFVKRVRAGTAVSYGHRRSLTRDSTLATVPIGYADGVPRAWWDTGQVLINGERHGFAGSITMDQVIVDCGDAEVAVGDEVVFLGAQGGDAISAEEWAEVLGTIPYEIVCGFGTRLDRVFRGTR
- a CDS encoding NAD(P)H-hydrate dehydratase, with protein sequence MRPVVTPEEMRAIDAAAAEDLDTLIGRAGWANAVAARSLLGSVAGRRIVVLAGPGNNGADGRVGAQILERWGAKVAVVDARTWRDASVVWSRCELVIDAAFGTGLRRPFDAPDLAALCPRQPLVLAVDIPSGLDGDTGAVLGSALRADATVTFGAIKPGLLFGRGPALAGPVTVADLGLDTSNARIHLLDPDDLASWPNRAVDAHKWQSAVWVVGGQPSMPGAPRLAATAAARAGAGYVLGSIPGLDAAAVDLPIEAVGRSIGDDWAADVTRQADRVAAFVLGPGLTTDDRSGEQVRALVSGVDQPVVLDAGALDAIATGAERLAGSSERTSCLRDRQALAVLTPHDGEFARLMGDPPGSDRVQAARRAAKAYASVVLLKGPVTVVAHPDGRVLLSNAGDERLATAGSGDVLSGIIGAGLALGLEPFAAAGVGAELHGRAASLGYRRGLVAGDLPELVARVLSSLPSREGGKQ
- the acpS gene encoding holo-ACP synthase, which gives rise to MGHELTDADAGFEAAATQAAALEALIGRSVVSIGVDVVEIDRIRRITVSRSGFVRRVYTDDESRYALAARDPAERFAARFAAKEATMKALGVGLGGVDFRDMAVSKAPSGAPSLVVSGRAAIRANELGIGGWLLTLSHSDTIAIAVVAGLAS